The following are encoded in a window of Candidatus Methylomirabilis sp. genomic DNA:
- a CDS encoding DUF3365 domain-containing protein gives MQCFKNLKTVIKLMLGFALVSWAFALSLGQFEATDALAQTPEQERLAVHLATLFRAGRAVISDNQKLINDETKGDKGLTAEKVVGLAKENYKKAANKELGTDRGTPEGKLTQAMLESMKEVMDKAQPLINKQGVGFKGFLPATFAHRVADTFKKKVEETASLKLTAPKSYVRNRANAPDAWEDQIIESKLKANDWTKSKAYAEMSEYKGKPAYRLLIPEYYGASCLDCHGEPKGEKDITGGKKEGGKLDEVGGAISVVIYTK, from the coding sequence ATGCAGTGTTTCAAGAACCTCAAGACGGTGATCAAACTGATGCTCGGGTTCGCTCTCGTGAGTTGGGCGTTTGCGCTTAGCCTTGGGCAGTTTGAGGCGACGGACGCCCTTGCGCAAACCCCAGAACAGGAACGGCTGGCAGTGCATTTGGCCACGCTGTTCCGAGCCGGCCGAGCGGTTATCTCGGACAACCAGAAGCTCATCAACGACGAGACAAAGGGCGACAAGGGGCTGACCGCGGAAAAGGTGGTAGGCCTCGCCAAGGAGAACTACAAGAAGGCCGCCAACAAGGAACTGGGGACTGATCGTGGCACGCCAGAGGGTAAGCTGACGCAGGCCATGCTGGAGTCCATGAAGGAAGTGATGGACAAAGCCCAGCCCCTCATCAATAAGCAGGGCGTAGGGTTCAAGGGATTCCTGCCCGCGACATTTGCCCACCGGGTCGCAGACACCTTCAAGAAGAAGGTCGAGGAGACCGCGAGCCTCAAGCTGACCGCGCCCAAGAGCTATGTGCGCAATCGGGCCAATGCTCCCGACGCCTGGGAGGATCAGATCATCGAGAGTAAGCTTAAGGCCAACGACTGGACCAAGAGCAAGGCGTACGCTGAAATGAGCGAGTACAAGGGGAAGCCCGCGTACCGGCTGTTGATCCCGGAGTACTACGGCGCATCCTGTCTGGACTGTCATGGCGAGCCCAAAGGAGAGAAGGACATCACCGGGGGCAAGAAAGAGGGCGGCAAGCTGGATGAAGTAGGCGGGGCGATCAGCGTGGTGATCTATACCAAGTAA
- a CDS encoding chemotaxis protein CheA gives MMMDDDGLLQGFFDESADLLADFEGCLLGLETTPGDQELLNRSFRAMHTIKGNSGMLGFDRIAKAAHVLEDLLDRLRKNEFPLTRPCADLLLRSADVIKGLLAQAKGEQGEEVWDEEIIKALQTFLGQERDAVRLDSPPPERAAAGDVVEISSAAEATAAMPNVKEMEVPLIGELLLEERVITPAQLEEALGKQKKVGEILVQEQSVTQDRLTGVLEKQKLIKQKQESSTIRVNTDKVDRLINLVGELVITQSMISQLVANYKTEALPILEGAVAQMERNTRELQERVMAIRMLPIRTVFSRLPRLVRDLAAQCGKKVAIQIKGEETELDKTVIERISDPLTHLIRNAVDHGIEPPQKRLAQGKSDEGLIMLNAFHQGGSIFIEIADDGRGLDKEKIIHKAVEQGLVSRSETLTDEQVHRLILRPGFSTAEQVTDVSGRGVGMDVVSRNIEELGGTVTISTEVGRGTRFTINLPLTLAILDGLSVQVGDEIYIIPLVSITESIRPKQTDLGSVVGRGEVVSVRGQLLPIVRLYEQFGVTPKVTDPTRSLLVIVEQEGRRVAILVDELLGQHQAVIKSLEANYQRMEGVTGATIMGDGRVALILDVPGLIRLASEPQLLRHAA, from the coding sequence ATGATGATGGATGACGACGGGCTATTGCAGGGCTTCTTCGATGAGTCGGCCGATCTGCTGGCCGACTTTGAGGGCTGTCTCCTTGGGCTCGAGACGACGCCCGGCGATCAGGAACTCCTGAATAGGAGCTTCCGCGCGATGCACACCATCAAGGGTAACAGCGGGATGCTGGGGTTCGATCGGATCGCCAAGGCCGCCCACGTCCTGGAGGATCTCCTTGATCGCCTCCGCAAGAATGAGTTCCCCCTTACACGCCCTTGCGCCGATCTGCTGTTGCGCTCCGCCGATGTGATCAAGGGTCTGCTCGCCCAAGCGAAAGGCGAGCAGGGGGAGGAGGTGTGGGACGAGGAGATAATCAAGGCGCTCCAGACGTTCCTGGGACAAGAACGCGACGCTGTTCGGCTGGATTCACCGCCGCCGGAACGTGCCGCCGCCGGCGACGTCGTCGAGATCTCTTCGGCAGCCGAGGCGACTGCCGCCATGCCGAACGTCAAAGAGATGGAGGTCCCTCTGATCGGCGAACTGCTGCTCGAAGAGCGGGTGATCACCCCGGCGCAACTTGAGGAGGCCCTGGGGAAGCAGAAGAAGGTCGGGGAGATCCTGGTCCAAGAGCAGTCAGTGACCCAGGACCGACTCACAGGAGTCCTTGAAAAGCAAAAGCTCATTAAGCAGAAGCAGGAATCCTCGACGATCCGGGTCAACACGGACAAGGTGGACAGGTTGATCAATCTGGTAGGAGAGTTGGTTATTACTCAATCCATGATCAGCCAGCTTGTAGCCAACTACAAGACAGAGGCGCTTCCCATCCTGGAGGGGGCGGTGGCTCAGATGGAGCGGAATACGCGAGAGTTGCAAGAACGGGTGATGGCGATCCGGATGCTGCCGATCCGCACCGTCTTTAGCCGTCTGCCTCGGCTCGTTCGCGACCTGGCGGCGCAATGCGGGAAAAAGGTCGCGATTCAGATTAAGGGCGAAGAGACCGAGCTGGACAAGACCGTCATTGAGCGGATCAGCGACCCACTGACCCACCTGATCCGCAACGCTGTTGATCACGGGATCGAGCCGCCGCAAAAGCGATTGGCTCAGGGAAAGTCCGATGAGGGGCTGATCATGCTCAACGCCTTCCACCAGGGCGGCAGCATCTTCATTGAGATTGCCGATGACGGGCGCGGCCTGGACAAGGAGAAGATTATACACAAGGCCGTGGAGCAAGGACTGGTGAGTAGATCCGAGACCCTCACTGACGAGCAGGTCCACCGGCTCATCCTCAGACCTGGTTTCTCGACCGCTGAGCAGGTGACCGATGTCTCTGGCCGGGGGGTTGGGATGGACGTCGTATCGCGGAACATCGAGGAACTCGGGGGGACGGTCACGATTTCGACCGAAGTGGGTCGTGGGACCCGATTTACCATCAACCTGCCGCTCACTCTGGCGATCCTGGATGGCCTCTCTGTCCAAGTCGGCGACGAGATCTATATTATCCCGCTTGTGTCGATCACCGAATCGATCCGCCCGAAGCAGACGGATCTTGGCAGCGTGGTCGGCCGCGGCGAGGTTGTCAGCGTACGGGGACAGCTTTTGCCGATCGTCCGTTTGTACGAACAGTTTGGGGTGACCCCGAAGGTGACCGATCCGACCAGAAGCCTGCTCGTCATTGTCGAACAGGAGGGCCGGAGGGTTGCCATTCTGGTGGACGAATTGCTGGGGCAACACCAGGCCGTGATCAAGAGCTTAGAGGCTAACTACCAACGGATGGAGGGTGTCACGGGCGCGACCATCATGGGTGACGGCCGGGTGGCCCTGATCCTGGATGTTCCGGGGTTGATCCGGTTGGCCTCCGAACCACAGCTCCTGCGCCATGCAGCCTGA
- a CDS encoding response regulator, with amino-acid sequence MAKRILIVDDSVSMRGMIRSALTAGSFDVVEATNGPDALIMLDRQEVDLIITDVNMPVMDGISLVKAIRHRPATRSTPVLILTTECGAEIKQAGRAAGATGWIVKPFSPQQLVQVVAKVLPPPAG; translated from the coding sequence ATGGCGAAGCGGATCTTGATTGTTGATGATTCGGTGTCGATGCGGGGGATGATCCGGTCCGCCCTGACCGCAGGGAGCTTTGATGTGGTCGAGGCGACGAATGGGCCGGATGCGCTCATCATGCTTGATCGGCAAGAGGTAGATCTTATCATCACCGACGTGAACATGCCAGTCATGGACGGCATCAGTCTGGTGAAGGCGATCCGGCATCGCCCTGCCACAAGGTCTACCCCTGTGCTGATCTTGACGACCGAGTGCGGTGCCGAGATAAAACAGGCTGGGAGGGCGGCGGGGGCAACCGGCTGGATCGTCAAACCGTTCAGTCCGCAGCAACTCGTCCAGGTGGTTGCCAAAGTGCTGCCGCCGCCGGCGGGCTAG